A single genomic interval of Thermocladium sp. ECH_B harbors:
- a CDS encoding cobalamin adenosyltransferase, with amino-acid sequence MKLPLFVDCVESGDTIACPGDTGYSTIPLFGKTVRLRKDSQPIQLMGCLDELSNLSHGFRLQGDALVARVSSIVVGLAVQLNAYMVQGSDERLGKVITVEKALESLVAENCRGREARLGWIMPTTQRGVAVDSLRVKLRQCGRIASSMVEEYGEKAANVMMILNQADKIAAQLLYCMGEGKVFKTVDDLTAQLLREAL; translated from the coding sequence GTGAAGTTGCCCTTATTCGTTGATTGCGTGGAATCGGGGGATACAATTGCGTGTCCAGGCGATACTGGTTACAGCACTATTCCCCTCTTTGGGAAGACCGTGAGGCTAAGGAAGGATTCACAGCCAATTCAATTAATGGGGTGCCTAGATGAATTAAGCAACTTATCGCATGGATTCAGGTTACAGGGCGATGCCCTCGTGGCCCGCGTATCCTCGATCGTGGTGGGTCTAGCCGTTCAATTAAATGCGTACATGGTGCAGGGAAGCGATGAGCGGTTGGGGAAAGTGATTACCGTTGAGAAGGCGCTGGAGTCCCTTGTGGCCGAGAATTGCAGAGGAAGAGAGGCGAGGCTGGGGTGGATAATGCCGACGACGCAGCGAGGAGTCGCCGTGGATTCCCTTAGAGTCAAGTTAAGGCAATGCGGTAGGATCGCCTCAAGCATGGTGGAGGAGTACGGCGAGAAGGCCGCTAACGTAATGATGATACTTAATCAAGCGGATAAAATAGCCGCGCAACTCCTTTACTGCATGGGGGAGGGCAAGGTATTTAAGACAGTGGATGACTTAACGGCTCAACTTCTTAGGGAGGCATTATAG
- a CDS encoding AbrB family transcriptional regulator: MLNRGSRLVRRGAPGFKVDGLPYGARVYMNNQVLMPASLVRLLNVIHVRYVDLVVEHKGIKIEMHGVKLLKTRHTDSRQFTIPKDIRDKYGIQPGDKITIIEVRRSSAQ, from the coding sequence ATTTTGAATCGAGGAAGCAGACTCGTGAGGAGAGGTGCGCCTGGGTTTAAGGTGGATGGCTTGCCCTATGGGGCTAGGGTATATATGAATAATCAGGTCCTGATGCCGGCCAGCCTCGTTAGATTGCTTAACGTGATTCATGTGCGGTACGTGGATCTAGTGGTGGAGCATAAGGGCATTAAGATAGAGATGCATGGAGTTAAGCTACTTAAGACTAGGCACACCGATTCCAGGCAATTCACTATTCCCAAGGATATCAGGGATAAGTACGGCATTCAGCCCGGCGATAAGATAACCATAATAGAAGTAAGGCGCTCCTCCGCGCAGTGA
- a CDS encoding acylphosphatase → MNRIERFESHIRKYAEVGVNLTSLALGCSVKVDLYKVLYPALSIMNKEMAGLNLDISPREDVAVLSGRGAEVSRLITGLSEVRLDKGIIEEFEPDTVVLLAQVFQGEAGDAEGFAKAVLRLYKELGSTRRRILIGKGHSIVTTKPGTDVFIIDMIKTRDKEANSYVLANNDTIQVIDPTDEVASYTQVSVAISNALNDLFVKGAYEKLVIYPVYDAPSMYMNEMRSNIARFAESIGAELRDAPQPGMGYLLIGATVTGEMDKEPPFFYDKINEDFQVMVTGPLGQLSVIGTFVTIHIDQDLMRSFEEEVMSVDELEELKNETMKTMMIPNIDVAKVINRHLPLIGEDFDPLRHVAATVDISGPGIFVFKELAEQARVNIKLENVPLVNEAVARFAAENYIMADATSGTNGSLAIVAHRKVIEELMNELSQIRRLKPMVIGRVMGKGSGELMVPSNVLPLIADKGLAAKLKSPVLTLDRKRRALIKLWGEVQGVGMRPTIRRKALAMGLTGVARNEADGSVTVIVEGDSLKIEELINWLRRIRVGRINRIDVNWGEYVGEHKSFTISEA, encoded by the coding sequence ATGAATAGAATAGAGAGGTTTGAGTCACATATTAGGAAATACGCTGAAGTCGGCGTTAATTTAACGTCCCTCGCACTTGGTTGCTCGGTTAAGGTGGATCTATATAAAGTGCTATACCCAGCATTATCGATAATGAATAAGGAAATGGCTGGGCTTAACTTAGATATTTCGCCTAGGGAGGACGTGGCTGTCCTCAGCGGCCGTGGGGCTGAGGTCTCGAGGCTGATCACTGGACTAAGCGAGGTGAGGCTGGATAAGGGAATCATAGAGGAATTCGAGCCCGACACAGTTGTTTTGCTGGCTCAAGTGTTTCAGGGCGAGGCCGGGGACGCCGAGGGATTCGCCAAGGCAGTTCTCCGCCTCTATAAGGAATTGGGATCCACGAGGAGGAGAATCCTGATCGGGAAGGGGCACAGCATAGTCACCACTAAGCCTGGAACAGATGTTTTCATCATAGACATGATTAAGACCAGGGATAAGGAGGCGAATAGCTATGTTCTGGCCAATAACGATACCATACAGGTAATAGATCCAACTGATGAGGTGGCCTCCTACACGCAGGTATCCGTCGCCATCAGTAATGCATTAAATGATTTATTCGTTAAGGGAGCGTATGAGAAGCTAGTCATTTACCCCGTCTATGATGCGCCCAGCATGTACATGAATGAGATGAGGAGTAACATAGCTAGGTTCGCGGAATCCATAGGCGCCGAGCTGCGGGACGCGCCTCAACCGGGAATGGGGTACCTATTGATTGGGGCAACGGTTACTGGGGAAATGGATAAGGAGCCGCCTTTCTTCTATGATAAGATAAATGAGGATTTCCAGGTAATGGTAACGGGCCCCCTCGGGCAATTAAGCGTGATAGGCACCTTCGTAACCATTCACATCGATCAAGACCTCATGAGGAGCTTCGAGGAGGAAGTGATGAGCGTGGATGAATTAGAGGAGCTAAAGAATGAAACCATGAAGACAATGATGATACCCAACATCGATGTCGCCAAGGTAATAAATAGGCACTTACCGCTTATTGGGGAGGATTTCGACCCATTAAGGCACGTGGCGGCCACGGTAGATATAAGTGGGCCCGGCATATTTGTGTTCAAGGAATTAGCGGAGCAGGCCCGCGTCAATATTAAGCTGGAGAATGTGCCCCTAGTGAATGAGGCTGTGGCTAGATTCGCGGCTGAGAACTACATAATGGCGGACGCCACGTCCGGCACCAATGGTTCGTTGGCCATAGTGGCTCACAGGAAAGTTATTGAGGAGTTAATGAATGAGTTAAGCCAAATACGGCGGCTTAAGCCAATGGTGATTGGGAGAGTAATGGGGAAGGGAAGCGGGGAACTAATGGTTCCAAGCAATGTATTACCGCTCATAGCTGATAAGGGCCTTGCAGCCAAGCTTAAGTCCCCGGTCCTGACTCTAGATAGAAAGAGAAGGGCACTGATTAAATTATGGGGGGAAGTACAGGGAGTTGGCATGAGGCCAACCATAAGGAGGAAGGCGCTCGCCATGGGATTAACCGGCGTGGCCAGGAATGAGGCGGATGGATCGGTGACTGTAATAGTTGAGGGGGACTCGCTTAAGATCGAGGAGTTAATTAATTGGTTGAGGCGCATTAGAGTTGGGCGCATAAATAGGATTGATGTGAATTGGGGCGAGTACGTGGGGGAGCACAAGTCCTTCACTATAAGCGAAGCATGA